From a region of the Fusobacterium sp. FSA-380-WT-3A genome:
- a CDS encoding prolyl-tRNA synthetase associated domain-containing protein has translation MNKEEIYKFLDENNIWYEVSEHKAVYNMAELAEIKLPYPEADAKNIFMRDDKKRNYYLITIKGNKKTDLKKFRELYKTRPLRFASEEELMIFLNLSPGSVTPFGILNDNEKKVQVFFDKDFFQEPGLIGVHPNDNTATIWMKIKDLFEIIKNHGNKIEIVEL, from the coding sequence ATGAATAAAGAAGAGATATATAAATTTTTAGATGAAAACAATATTTGGTATGAAGTAAGTGAACATAAGGCAGTTTACAATATGGCAGAACTTGCTGAAATAAAGCTTCCATACCCAGAAGCTGATGCAAAAAATATCTTTATGAGAGATGATAAAAAAAGAAATTATTATTTAATTACAATAAAAGGAAATAAAAAAACTGATTTAAAAAAATTTAGAGAATTATATAAAACTCGTCCATTAAGGTTTGCTTCTGAAGAAGAGTTAATGATTTTTTTAAATTTATCTCCTGGCTCAGTAACACCTTTTGGTATATTAAATGATAATGAAAAAAAAGTACAAGTATTTTTTGATAAAGACTTTTTTCAAGAACCTGGATTAATTGGAGTACATCCTAATGATAATACAGCAACTATTTGGATGAAAATAAAAGATTTATTTGAAATAATAAAAAATCATGGAAATAAAATAGAAATAGTCGAATTATAA